One segment of Desulfosudis oleivorans Hxd3 DNA contains the following:
- the ptsP gene encoding phosphoenolpyruvate--protein phosphotransferase — translation MTDGRNEIKLVGVAGSPGICIGKAYLIDTDTSGVEVVEKYFIDSKNISKEVNRFKAAVKKAKDELSAIIKDVPEDLQDHVHILETHMVMFKDKMLYGKTIETIENEQVNAEWALKKTVADVREMFRDIADPYIKGRVTDIAQVTNRIMQQLLGTTTVDIGKIDKRVILVAHDLSPADTSQIQLDKIKGFVTDRGGRTSHTAIIAKTLDIPSVLGMENATKMIRNDDIIIVDGESGIVIVNPTDESIIKYQNREQEYEAYKIDVAKSSHLPVQTVDGVSVKVLANIELPAEIGHAKEYGADGIGLFRTEFLYLSRKEFPTEEELFLEYRKVVETMAPKPVTIRTLDINGDKVVAYDQTEEEANPALGLRAIRFCLKRPEVFQTQLRAILRASAFGNVKVMFPLISAYEEMVQAREALDTAADSLKKDGLAYNGDIEVGAMIEVPATVIIADMLADIVDFFSIGTNDLVQYSLAIDRGNRQVAHLFQTFHPAVIRMIRQVIEVGKSKGVDVVMCGEMAGFPINLPILLGLGLERLSMNPPAIPIMKNAIRSMKAGDTKSFMDEVFTKNTAAQISDLVHQRFGDLFPSLPDITQ, via the coding sequence ATGACGGACGGCAGGAACGAAATCAAACTGGTGGGTGTGGCCGGTTCACCCGGCATCTGTATCGGCAAGGCCTATCTTATCGATACGGATACGTCCGGTGTGGAGGTGGTGGAGAAGTATTTCATTGACAGCAAAAATATCTCAAAGGAGGTCAACCGGTTCAAGGCCGCGGTCAAAAAAGCCAAGGACGAATTGTCCGCCATTATCAAGGACGTGCCGGAAGACCTGCAGGACCATGTGCATATCCTTGAAACCCACATGGTGATGTTCAAGGACAAGATGCTTTACGGCAAGACCATTGAAACCATTGAGAACGAGCAGGTCAACGCCGAGTGGGCACTGAAAAAAACCGTGGCCGACGTGCGGGAGATGTTCCGGGATATCGCCGACCCCTACATCAAGGGCCGGGTGACCGATATCGCCCAGGTTACCAACCGGATCATGCAGCAGCTGCTGGGCACCACCACGGTGGATATCGGCAAGATCGACAAGCGGGTGATCCTGGTGGCCCATGACCTCTCCCCGGCCGACACCAGCCAGATTCAGCTTGACAAGATCAAGGGGTTTGTCACCGACCGGGGGGGGCGCACCTCCCACACCGCCATTATCGCCAAAACGCTTGATATCCCTTCGGTGCTGGGTATGGAAAATGCCACCAAGATGATCCGCAACGACGATATCATCATCGTGGACGGTGAAAGTGGTATCGTCATCGTCAACCCCACCGATGAATCGATCATCAAGTACCAGAACCGGGAGCAGGAGTACGAGGCCTACAAGATTGATGTGGCCAAAAGCAGTCACCTGCCGGTCCAGACCGTGGACGGCGTTTCCGTTAAGGTGCTGGCCAATATTGAGCTGCCCGCGGAAATCGGCCATGCAAAAGAGTATGGCGCCGACGGTATTGGTCTTTTCAGAACCGAATTTCTCTACCTGAGCCGCAAGGAGTTTCCCACTGAAGAGGAGCTCTTTTTAGAATACCGCAAGGTGGTGGAGACCATGGCCCCCAAGCCGGTGACCATTCGGACACTGGACATCAACGGCGACAAGGTGGTGGCCTATGACCAGACCGAGGAAGAGGCCAATCCGGCCCTGGGGCTGCGGGCCATCCGGTTCTGCCTGAAACGGCCCGAGGTGTTTCAGACCCAGCTGCGGGCCATTCTGCGGGCCTCGGCATTCGGCAACGTCAAGGTGATGTTTCCCCTGATCTCCGCCTACGAAGAGATGGTACAGGCAAGGGAGGCGCTGGACACGGCCGCTGATTCACTGAAAAAGGACGGCCTGGCGTACAACGGCGATATCGAGGTGGGGGCCATGATCGAGGTCCCGGCCACGGTGATCATCGCCGACATGCTGGCCGATATCGTGGACTTTTTCAGCATCGGCACCAATGATCTGGTGCAGTATTCCCTGGCCATCGACCGGGGCAACCGCCAGGTGGCCCACCTGTTTCAGACCTTTCACCCGGCGGTGATTCGCATGATCCGGCAGGTGATTGAGGTGGGTAAAAGCAAGGGCGTGGATGTGGTGATGTGCGGCGAGATGGCCGGTTTCCCGATCAACCTGCCGATTCTGCTGGGCCTGGGCCTGGAGCGACTGAGCATGAATCCGCCCGCCATTCCCATTATGAAAAACGCCATCCGGTCCATGAAGGCCGGGGATACCAAGTCTTTTATGGATGAGGTGTTTACGAAAAACACGGCCGCCCAGATCAGTGACCTGGTACACCAGCGGTTTGGCGATCTTTTCCCCTCCCTGCCCGACATCACGCAATAG
- a CDS encoding PAS domain S-box protein, whose translation MNHGLRLSKQLYLAAFLLLSISLLSVPFTLAGGDKHGALELTPEERIWLDENPDKLALWFNTEFPPIEFASDTGVFTGMGADVIALVEDLLDVAFIRQPCEDWNRHLTALASGECAIAPTIVATPEREAYAFFTQPYATVPVVIITRRGASHDMTINDLLGKRVAVVSGYATESYASRHSLRVGFNVVPVSNVVEGLHTVSLGHVDAFLENLAVAAYYIDREGISNLSVAGATDYAFAWSIGVSRRYPLLFSAIQKAIDAIPANEMQAAHRKWISLEVSNWLSPETWRLIWVIAGFGVLLIAGLIVITYALRRRLREKVANLEQAQQKIIEQADRLRLATEALQAGVWDSYPIQQKTHLSRQWCAMLGYPDAAREFPEEEFIRTFIHPDDLPAADKAFQGHIASGGHGQFEAEFRLRRADGTWCWVLCNGRAVEWDENGAVSRIIGLDVNIQSIKENQERLAASEARFRAVFENAPYAIVISDSETGQLLSANNEFLQRRGLDRTALSTANIWDFSSLPEEEAIDIINTLWTTGSIKNREATVTRKDGSLGHLLYSSVILEIEDKKQILTMTVDVTEKRQAEEALKQSEARFRSLFKMAPVPLAAISLNGEILDVNDRLTEVVGYTMDDAPTMDHWWRLAYPDPDYRKRLMAGWQDTIDRAAKSATPVTMGEIRVTCKNGIERTMIIGANRIEESLLISFFDITARKKAEAEREKLQEQLLQAQKLEAVGVLAGGVAHDFNNMLGAIIGFAELAIEATDSDSPQYKYLENILQAARHSADLTGQLLAFARKQTIVPTVLDLNASVEGLLKILSRLMGENIELAWQPGPGHCTVRLDPSQLNQVVTNLCINARDAIVDVGNITLETDTLFFDQDYCDTHAEFTPGEYVMLAVSDNGVGMDRQTMDHVFDPFFTTKKQGKGTGLGLATVYGIVKQNNGFISVYSEPGNGSTFRVYFPRHRAEEEEEPDRPESAEEPFTTGRKETILIVEDDPVLLEMGTIMVQRLGYSVMAAATPQEALEMVDTHGTAIDLMITDVVMPEMNGKYLADQIQEICPEIRLIFMSGYTANVIVHQGVLEEGIDFIQKPFSLQNLAAKIREVLKRTV comes from the coding sequence ATGAACCACGGATTGCGACTTTCAAAACAGCTGTACCTGGCAGCGTTTCTGCTGCTCTCTATTTCCCTGTTGTCCGTACCCTTTACCCTTGCCGGCGGCGACAAACACGGTGCCCTGGAGTTGACTCCGGAAGAACGGATATGGCTTGATGAAAACCCGGATAAGCTGGCCCTCTGGTTTAACACCGAATTCCCTCCCATTGAATTTGCTTCCGACACCGGCGTTTTTACCGGCATGGGCGCGGACGTGATCGCCCTTGTGGAAGACCTGCTGGATGTTGCCTTTATCAGGCAGCCCTGCGAAGACTGGAACCGGCACCTGACAGCCCTGGCCTCCGGGGAGTGCGCCATTGCGCCCACCATCGTGGCCACTCCTGAAAGAGAAGCGTACGCCTTTTTCACCCAGCCCTATGCCACGGTGCCTGTGGTGATCATCACCCGCCGGGGCGCTTCCCATGACATGACCATAAACGATCTGCTGGGCAAGCGGGTGGCCGTTGTGTCCGGGTATGCCACAGAAAGCTACGCTTCGAGGCATTCCCTGCGGGTGGGGTTTAACGTGGTGCCGGTGTCCAATGTGGTCGAAGGGCTTCACACCGTCTCCCTGGGCCACGTGGACGCATTTCTGGAAAACCTGGCGGTGGCCGCCTACTACATCGACAGGGAGGGCATCTCCAACCTGTCCGTGGCCGGCGCCACGGACTACGCTTTTGCCTGGAGCATCGGCGTCAGCCGCCGGTATCCGCTGCTGTTCAGCGCCATTCAGAAGGCCATTGATGCGATCCCCGCAAACGAGATGCAGGCCGCCCACCGAAAATGGATATCCCTGGAGGTGTCCAACTGGCTGAGCCCGGAAACATGGCGCCTGATCTGGGTGATCGCCGGGTTCGGTGTCTTGCTGATTGCGGGGCTGATTGTTATCACCTATGCGCTGCGCCGCCGGCTCAGGGAAAAGGTCGCCAACCTGGAACAGGCCCAGCAGAAAATCATTGAGCAGGCCGACCGGCTGCGTCTGGCCACTGAAGCCCTTCAGGCCGGTGTGTGGGACTCCTACCCGATTCAGCAAAAAACCCATTTAAGCCGGCAGTGGTGTGCCATGCTGGGTTATCCGGACGCGGCCAGAGAATTCCCCGAGGAGGAATTTATCAGGACCTTTATTCATCCCGACGATCTTCCGGCAGCAGACAAAGCCTTTCAGGGGCACATTGCTTCCGGCGGACATGGACAGTTTGAGGCCGAATTCCGGCTGCGCAGGGCCGACGGTACCTGGTGCTGGGTGCTCTGCAACGGCCGGGCCGTTGAGTGGGATGAAAACGGGGCCGTCTCCCGTATCATCGGCCTGGATGTCAACATCCAGAGCATCAAAGAGAACCAGGAGCGGCTGGCTGCAAGCGAGGCCCGATTCCGGGCTGTTTTCGAAAACGCGCCCTACGCCATTGTGATCAGCGATTCTGAAACCGGGCAACTGCTGTCGGCCAACAATGAGTTTCTCCAACGCCGGGGCCTTGACCGGACGGCGCTGTCTACCGCCAATATCTGGGATTTTTCTTCCCTTCCTGAAGAGGAAGCTATCGATATCATCAACACCCTGTGGACCACCGGGTCGATAAAAAACCGTGAGGCCACGGTGACACGAAAGGACGGAAGCCTCGGACACCTTCTGTACTCGTCGGTAATACTGGAGATCGAGGACAAAAAACAGATCCTTACCATGACAGTGGATGTGACGGAAAAACGGCAGGCCGAGGAGGCTTTAAAGCAAAGTGAAGCCCGCTTTCGATCGCTTTTCAAAATGGCGCCGGTTCCCCTGGCCGCCATTTCCCTGAATGGCGAGATACTGGATGTCAATGACCGTCTCACCGAGGTGGTGGGCTACACCATGGACGATGCCCCTACCATGGATCACTGGTGGCGCCTGGCCTATCCCGATCCCGATTACCGGAAGCGGCTGATGGCGGGCTGGCAGGACACGATTGATCGGGCCGCGAAAAGCGCCACACCGGTCACCATGGGTGAAATCCGGGTGACCTGCAAAAACGGCATCGAACGGACCATGATCATCGGCGCCAACCGCATCGAAGAAAGCCTGCTGATCAGTTTTTTTGACATCACGGCCCGAAAAAAAGCGGAGGCGGAGCGGGAAAAACTCCAGGAGCAGCTGCTTCAGGCCCAGAAGCTGGAGGCGGTGGGAGTTCTGGCCGGAGGCGTGGCCCATGATTTTAACAACATGCTGGGCGCCATCATCGGGTTTGCAGAACTGGCCATCGAGGCAACAGACAGCGACAGCCCGCAATACAAGTACCTGGAAAACATACTTCAGGCGGCCCGCCACTCCGCCGATCTCACCGGCCAGCTTCTGGCCTTTGCCCGCAAACAGACCATTGTGCCTACTGTGCTGGACCTCAACGCGTCGGTGGAGGGCCTGCTTAAAATTCTTTCCCGGCTCATGGGGGAAAACATCGAACTGGCGTGGCAACCCGGACCCGGGCACTGTACCGTCCGGCTGGACCCCTCCCAGTTAAACCAGGTGGTGACAAACCTCTGCATTAATGCCAGGGACGCCATTGTGGATGTGGGCAACATCACACTTGAAACCGACACGCTCTTTTTTGACCAGGACTATTGCGATACCCATGCCGAATTTACACCGGGTGAGTATGTGATGCTGGCGGTGAGTGACAACGGGGTCGGCATGGACCGCCAGACCATGGACCATGTGTTTGACCCCTTTTTCACCACCAAAAAACAGGGCAAGGGAACCGGCCTGGGCCTGGCCACGGTGTACGGCATCGTCAAACAGAACAATGGGTTTATCAGCGTATACAGTGAACCTGGTAACGGGTCCACCTTTCGAGTCTATTTCCCGCGGCACAGGGCCGAGGAGGAGGAGGAGCCGGACCGGCCGGAATCAGCGGAAGAACCGTTCACCACCGGCCGCAAGGAGACCATCCTGATCGTGGAGGATGATCCGGTGCTTTTGGAAATGGGAACCATTATGGTGCAACGGCTGGGATACTCGGTCATGGCGGCAGCCACTCCCCAGGAAGCACTGGAAATGGTGGATACGCACGGCACGGCCATTGACCTGATGATCACCGATGTGGTGATGCCGGAAATGAACGGTAAATATCTGGCAGACCAGATTCAGGAGATCTGCCCCGAGATCCGGCTGATTTTCATGTCCGGCTACACCGCCAATGTCATTGTTCACCAGGGTGTGCTGGAAGAAGGCATCGATTTCATACAGAAGCCCTTTTCTCTGCAGAACCTGGCCGCCAAGATCCGTGAGGTGCTGAAGCGGACGGTGTGA
- a CDS encoding cation-transporting P-type ATPase, whose translation MRSLPEKTWHAIDAREAVSVLESHETNGLSRTAADERATRFGLNELTRAKGQGALIRFLLQFKQPLVIILMAAALITLLLAEYVDSAVIFAVVLVNAVIGFVQESKAMKAIEALADAMISEATVIRDGEKQRLPSRLLVPGDLVLLQSGDKVPADMRLIKIRELQVDESALTGESVPVQKAEGKLDPEMSIGDRRNMAYSSTLVTYGTGQGVVVATGDGTEIGRINQLIASADVLETPLTKKIHHFSNILLYAILAMAALTFVVGFVRGQDLVEMFMASVALAVGAIPEGLPAAITITLAIGVSRMAKRNAIIRKLPAVETLGSTMVICSDKTGTLTQNQMTVLDIVAGGPRYEVSGGGYDPEGVISSVKDGTDPASNIALSELLKAGLLCNDSRLKKTDTGWRVEGDPTEGALIAAAAKAGFDPRQLEKEMPRLDTIPFESARQYMATLHDRGEGKPPVLYVKGSIESVCVECATILGPDGEPDIAGPGAISGWVESMAEKGLRVLAFARKEMPAGTTTITHADVEEGIVFIGLQGMIDPPRPEAIEAVAACQAAGIRVKMITGDHAGTAGAIARQIGLCGDTCFYHTREVLTGKEIAALEAQQLVETADSTAVFARVSPEQKLRLVEALQQRDYVVAMTGDGVNDAPALRQADIGVAMGMTGTEVSKEAADMVLTDDNFATIKAAVEEGRGVFDNLIKFITWTLPTNGGEGMIILLAILLGTRLPILPLQILWINMTTALLLGLMLAFEPKEAGIMARPPRDPGMPILTRPLILRILMVSLLLVICAFGLFKIELALAGNDEALARTLAVNVFVFGEMFYLFNCRSMTRPVWSLGLFSNPLLWAGVAVMTLLQMLYTYLPALNTVFQSAPMGLTEWAMVIGAGLMIFTVVECEKWVGRKRRFQEV comes from the coding sequence ATGCGCAGTCTTCCTGAAAAAACATGGCACGCGATAGATGCGCGGGAGGCGGTTTCCGTCCTTGAGTCCCATGAAACCAACGGCCTTTCCCGAACAGCGGCCGATGAGCGGGCAACCCGGTTCGGCCTCAATGAGCTGACCCGGGCAAAGGGCCAGGGAGCCCTTATCCGGTTTCTGCTGCAGTTCAAGCAGCCCCTGGTAATCATCCTTATGGCCGCGGCCCTGATCACCCTGCTGCTGGCCGAATATGTGGACTCGGCGGTCATTTTTGCCGTGGTGCTGGTCAATGCCGTCATCGGTTTTGTACAGGAGTCCAAGGCCATGAAGGCCATCGAAGCCCTGGCCGACGCCATGATCAGCGAGGCCACGGTGATCCGGGACGGTGAAAAACAGCGTCTCCCCTCCCGCCTGCTGGTACCCGGGGACCTGGTGCTGCTGCAATCCGGGGACAAAGTGCCGGCCGACATGAGACTGATAAAAATCCGGGAACTGCAGGTCGATGAAAGCGCGCTGACCGGTGAAAGCGTTCCGGTTCAGAAAGCGGAAGGCAAACTGGATCCCGAAATGAGCATCGGAGACCGGCGCAACATGGCCTACTCCTCCACCCTGGTCACCTACGGCACCGGTCAGGGTGTGGTGGTGGCCACCGGGGATGGCACCGAGATCGGCCGTATCAACCAGCTCATTGCATCGGCCGATGTGCTGGAAACCCCTCTGACAAAAAAGATTCACCACTTTTCCAATATTCTCCTCTATGCCATCCTGGCCATGGCGGCCCTGACCTTTGTGGTGGGGTTTGTCCGGGGCCAGGACCTGGTGGAGATGTTTATGGCGTCTGTGGCCCTGGCCGTGGGCGCCATTCCCGAGGGTCTGCCGGCGGCCATCACCATCACCCTGGCCATCGGTGTTTCCCGTATGGCCAAACGCAACGCCATTATCCGCAAACTGCCGGCCGTGGAAACCCTGGGCTCCACCATGGTGATCTGTTCGGACAAGACCGGTACCCTGACCCAGAACCAGATGACGGTACTGGATATCGTGGCTGGAGGGCCCCGCTACGAGGTATCGGGCGGCGGGTATGATCCGGAGGGCGTTATTTCGTCTGTTAAGGACGGGACTGATCCGGCATCCAACATCGCCCTTTCCGAGCTTTTAAAGGCAGGGCTGCTGTGCAACGATTCGCGCCTGAAAAAAACCGACACCGGCTGGCGGGTGGAGGGAGACCCCACGGAAGGTGCCCTGATCGCGGCTGCGGCCAAGGCCGGTTTTGATCCCCGTCAACTGGAAAAAGAGATGCCCCGGCTTGACACCATTCCCTTTGAGTCGGCCCGCCAGTACATGGCCACCCTGCACGACCGGGGAGAAGGCAAACCGCCGGTACTTTATGTCAAGGGATCGATTGAAAGCGTCTGCGTGGAGTGCGCCACTATTTTAGGCCCGGACGGCGAACCGGATATTGCCGGGCCGGGGGCCATTTCCGGATGGGTGGAATCCATGGCCGAAAAGGGGCTGCGGGTTCTGGCCTTTGCCCGCAAGGAGATGCCGGCGGGCACCACCACAATCACCCACGCGGACGTGGAGGAGGGCATTGTGTTTATCGGCCTTCAGGGCATGATCGATCCGCCCCGTCCCGAGGCGATAGAGGCGGTGGCTGCCTGCCAGGCAGCGGGTATCCGGGTCAAGATGATCACCGGGGACCATGCCGGCACGGCCGGGGCCATTGCCCGGCAGATCGGCCTGTGCGGCGACACCTGCTTCTACCACACCCGCGAGGTCCTCACCGGAAAGGAGATTGCCGCGCTTGAGGCCCAACAACTGGTGGAGACCGCGGACAGCACCGCCGTGTTTGCCCGGGTATCGCCGGAGCAGAAACTGCGGCTGGTGGAGGCCCTTCAGCAAAGGGACTACGTGGTGGCCATGACCGGGGACGGGGTCAATGATGCCCCGGCCCTGCGCCAGGCCGACATCGGCGTGGCCATGGGCATGACCGGCACCGAGGTTTCCAAGGAGGCGGCCGACATGGTACTCACCGACGACAACTTTGCCACCATCAAGGCCGCGGTGGAAGAGGGCCGGGGCGTGTTTGACAACCTGATCAAGTTCATCACCTGGACCCTGCCCACCAATGGCGGCGAGGGCATGATCATCCTGCTCGCCATTCTCCTGGGCACCCGCCTGCCCATTCTGCCCCTTCAGATTCTCTGGATCAACATGACCACCGCCCTGCTGCTGGGGCTGATGCTGGCCTTTGAGCCCAAGGAGGCGGGCATCATGGCCCGTCCGCCCCGGGACCCGGGCATGCCCATTCTTACACGGCCCCTGATCCTGCGCATTCTGATGGTCAGCCTGCTACTGGTGATCTGCGCCTTTGGCCTGTTTAAAATCGAACTGGCGCTGGCCGGCAATGACGAGGCCCTGGCCCGAACCCTGGCGGTTAATGTCTTTGTGTTCGGTGAAATGTTTTACCTGTTCAACTGCCGCTCCATGACCCGCCCGGTGTGGTCCCTTGGTCTTTTCAGCAATCCCCTGCTCTGGGCCGGGGTGGCGGTGATGACCCTGCTGCAGATGCTTTACACCTACCTGCCCGCGCTCAACACCGTTTTCCAGAGCGCGCCCATGGGGCTGACCGAGTGGGCCATGGTGATAGGCGCCGGACTGATGATCTTCACGGTGGTGGAATGTGAGAAATGGGTGGGCCGCAAGCGACGCTTTCAAGAGGTATAA
- a CDS encoding ArnT family glycosyltransferase: MTNSSHFRKVVVHVTAMGLLFIMALTIRLAFLQANHSNVFMQRDAGEYLNYARNLAYFNVFSKAPPGIAAAAPDAFRSPGYPLLLSLVLRISGEQRFLENALTVQQVAGALLTPLTYALGVFFLHPAAAVTAGLLTAFSPHLISVGGCMLSETLFAFCLLAGLCAFQWAIRGTVRVLPVSALLFGCAYLVNETVLFLPFIIAAAIRWRLNRYEDSDYRRAMKRGLRIFVLVFAIFPCVWMFRSHVLLPPVAARGTDRAIATLSHGAYPGFIYKTRFFMPFPYREDPQQPAFGSSMENFTRILWQRAKAEPWRYVSWYFFEKPLYLWRWSIIQGKGDAYIYPVNRRLEEISPLLGVMATTMRLLHPWLMVTAALALPLLLFKRRTETYFPQVRQTLSPQLVLITLLYFTLLYMVFAPWPRYSIPLRPQFYLCATWSLAILMSMIQGLFSKHRAESSISESGPFNG; this comes from the coding sequence GTGACCAATTCCAGTCATTTCAGAAAGGTTGTTGTGCATGTGACGGCCATGGGCCTGCTTTTTATCATGGCCCTGACGATCCGTCTTGCCTTTCTGCAGGCCAATCACAGCAATGTTTTTATGCAGCGTGACGCTGGCGAATATCTCAACTATGCACGCAACCTGGCTTATTTTAATGTTTTTTCAAAAGCCCCGCCCGGCATCGCCGCTGCCGCGCCTGATGCCTTCCGGTCCCCGGGATATCCATTGCTGCTGTCCCTGGTGCTGCGAATTTCCGGCGAACAACGGTTTTTAGAAAACGCGCTAACGGTCCAGCAGGTGGCCGGGGCTCTGCTAACGCCCCTTACCTACGCGCTCGGCGTTTTTTTTCTCCATCCCGCGGCGGCGGTGACGGCCGGCCTATTGACCGCCTTCAGCCCCCATCTGATTTCCGTGGGTGGATGTATGCTGAGTGAGACCCTGTTCGCTTTCTGCCTGCTGGCCGGACTGTGCGCCTTTCAGTGGGCCATCCGTGGAACCGTTCGTGTTTTACCAGTATCCGCGCTGTTGTTCGGCTGTGCCTACCTGGTTAATGAAACGGTCCTGTTCCTGCCCTTTATCATCGCGGCGGCCATTCGGTGGCGTTTAAATCGCTATGAAGATTCTGATTATCGCCGTGCTATGAAACGGGGTCTGCGAATTTTTGTGCTGGTGTTCGCGATTTTTCCATGCGTCTGGATGTTCCGGTCCCACGTCCTGCTGCCGCCCGTTGCGGCACGGGGGACGGATAGGGCCATTGCTACACTGAGCCACGGCGCCTATCCCGGCTTTATTTACAAAACACGCTTCTTCATGCCCTTTCCCTACCGGGAAGATCCGCAGCAGCCGGCGTTCGGATCTTCCATGGAAAATTTTACCCGCATTCTCTGGCAACGGGCAAAGGCGGAGCCGTGGCGCTATGTTTCCTGGTATTTTTTCGAAAAACCCCTGTACCTGTGGCGGTGGAGCATCATTCAGGGAAAGGGGGACGCTTATATCTATCCGGTAAACCGCCGGCTGGAAGAGATATCCCCGCTGCTGGGTGTGATGGCGACAACCATGCGGTTGCTGCATCCCTGGCTGATGGTTACCGCGGCACTGGCCCTGCCGCTGCTCCTTTTTAAAAGGAGAACAGAGACCTACTTTCCCCAGGTTCGGCAAACCCTTTCGCCGCAACTGGTTTTGATTACGTTGCTTTATTTTACGCTGCTTTACATGGTGTTTGCGCCGTGGCCCCGCTATTCAATTCCCCTCCGTCCCCAGTTCTATCTGTGCGCTACCTGGTCTCTGGCGATTCTGATGTCCATGATTCAGGGACTATTCAGTAAGCACAGGGCCGAATCTTCCATTTCCGAGTCCGGGCCTTTCAACGGTTGA
- a CDS encoding HPr family phosphocarrier protein, producing MDNSTHTLEKTVSIVNELGLHARAAAKLAAVAGRASGGAWLISNRQAVDATSVIDILTLACSRGMTVTLKVDSAADSHILEEMAVLVNNGFGE from the coding sequence ATGGACAATTCTACTCACACACTTGAAAAAACCGTATCCATTGTCAATGAACTCGGGCTTCACGCCAGGGCTGCGGCCAAACTGGCGGCAGTGGCGGGCCGGGCAAGCGGCGGTGCGTGGCTGATAAGCAATAGGCAGGCGGTGGACGCCACCAGTGTGATTGATATTCTGACCCTGGCCTGTTCCAGGGGTATGACCGTGACACTGAAAGTGGATTCCGCGGCGGACAGTCATATACTTGAAGAGATGGCGGTTCTGGTGAACAACGGGTTTGGAGAATAG